In Mycoavidus cysteinexigens, a genomic segment contains:
- a CDS encoding DUF1127 domain-containing protein, producing the protein MVDFSRLWAKILKILQNEWRIARTRSALSILDDEALKDVGLTRAQIWLLEETPRIKSCSKNYPYHHRRANQN; encoded by the coding sequence ATGGTGGATTTTTCTCGTTTATGGGCTAAAATACTTAAAATATTGCAAAATGAATGGCGTATCGCTCGCACTCGTTCAGCGCTGAGCATACTAGACGATGAGGCATTAAAAGATGTTGGACTTACCCGAGCTCAAATATGGTTATTAGAAGAAACTCCGCGCATTAAATCTTGCTCAAAAAATTATCCTTATCATCACCGTAGGGCAAACCAAAATTAA